The sequence GATGGCACCAGGTTTTTCAATAGGAGTTGCATATATTTCAGATTGCATGATCTCTTCTACAATATCAAGATACACATTAAAGTCCAAAAGTTTTCATGATTCATTTTTTTAGCTCATTAATTGAAAACAGACACCAAGTTCAGATTCCCGAATGATAACGCACTTGGGAAAACCCAAACAGCAGATGATAAAGCTGTTTTTAGGTACCCTGTGCAGAACAGCATTGCGCAAGTTCCACGATCCAAATTCCATCCCTTTCAACGTTGAACAGATCATAAAATAGAGTAAGCATGTTGATCCATTCACAAGTGGAATTATCTTGACAACAGACGAACACAAACAACTTGCATATCTACACATGATCCATAATCCACATAAAGAGGCCAAATTAATAACCCGACATATCCTCATACCACTGCTAGTGCTGCAATACTTATGTTTCTATTCAAATCTAAGAATCTCGGCATATGAGCATCAAATATACTAAAGCAGAACAAAAAATTACAGCTAAAAAGTTAACTGAGAGAAAAGAAGGAAATCTAGTAAAAGAATACTCACTCGTAAAGCCATCTTCTTGAGTTTGTTCATATCACAGAACTGCTTTAGGCGCGATAAAACTGCAGAACCCAAGGGTCTGTCTGGAGCAACGTTGTCGTCCACAATCCAAGGATGACCTAAACAACGAACAAATTAAAGAAACATGCTGAGGatgaaattatatattgattTTGCAACTTCCGTTAAAAGCTTAACACACATAGAACTTGATGTGCAGTTATTCGTGCTCTAGGATCCCTGGTGAGCATCTTCTTTACCAAATCTTTTGCACTATTCGAAATGTGAGGCCAAGGTTCTGATTCAAAATCTATCTTTCCTTTCAATATCTGTCGGAATATACCATTGTCCGTCTCTGCAagccaaaatttgagaaaagaaaatcaaggaATTTAGTTAGATAGAGAGAAGTAGACAATCAGCATTCGATCTTCCTGTCTAATAAAGAAAGAAGATACAAAATTACCAACATTGCAAAATTTACCAGCCCAGAAAGGTGGAACCCCACATAATAAGATGTAAAGGATGACTCCAGCACTCCAGACATCTATTTCAGGCCCATAGAATTTGTGCAATACTTCAGGAGCAACATAATAAGGACTTCCGACAACATCCGAGTGATACTGCCCTGCGAAAAAAATTTAGTTTATGTTGTTAGAGCACATTCAAATAGTCCAATATCACACCACAATCACGGACGATCAGCTAAAAATGATTGAATCATACATTGAAAGGGAACGATGCCATGTTTGAGACGAGACTGAATTAACACAAAGTTCATAAAGAAATTTATATTTGGTTCAATGTTATGCAGTTGACTTTATGTCCCTATTGTTTAACTCACGTAAGGGTTCCTTTCTCCCGAATTTCCACTACATTGCTAATTTGCATATAAGCTTTTGCTCCAATTACATCTCAAAACATTGTTGAAAGACAAAGCAAATGAATTTAACAAGAAGTCATAGCGAAAAATCCGATTCTAAAATGGAAACAGGACATGATCACCTAAGAATAATAGGTGCTCAGCAAATTTAATTTTAGATGAACGACATATAGGAAGGAGCGTTGTATTATATCTGATATAATTTGTATTGGCAGAGTTCAATCAGCATTAGAAGAAGAAAAGTATGATGGAAACGAACCAGGTTTATAGAAAATAGACAAGCCAAAATCAGTAGCCTTAAGCTTGGCATCTTCATGAGAGGTATCAAAGAGGAAATTCTCAGGTTTGAGATCTCTATGCATGACACCAAGAGAATGACAAGCCTCCACAACCTTGACAATAGTGTTCATCAATTGTGCTGCTTTCTTCTCACTAAAATGTCCCTTTTCAACAATCCTATCAAAAAGCTCCCCACCTTTACACAATTCCATAACAATATGGACAAACAGATTGTCCTCATATGTCCCTTTAATCCTCACTACATAAGGGTGTTCAGATAAATGATGCATTATCTGTATCTCTCTCCACACATCCTCATAATCTTCCCTGCATAATAGCTTCCTTTTTGGGATTGATTTGCACGCATATTCAACCCCTGTTGCATTTTCTATGCATTGGTATGTTGTCCCAAATTGCCCTTGCCCTAGTTTCTTCCCAAGAGTGTACTTTTCCCCTATTCTTGCTGTTTCGTATGGCAGGACATTCTGAGATGCCCTACCtttcttcatttctgttgtgcTATTTGGGATTTCCATTGAATGAATATTCTTGATGTCTAGCTGCTTTTGTTTCTTGATATTGGAAATTACGAGAAAAATTGTTATTTTCTTGATCTTTGTTAATGGTTTTCTGGCGTGGAATGTGGTGGCTATAGTTGACTTGGGTTGGGGTCGTGTTATTTATTGGAAGGCAGTTTAGGTGGGAGTCACGTCCCATTATCAATCactatattttttgttttcttttcctattcCTATTTGCGTGTGAGGTAACAAATAAAAAGTTTGACTGTACTTAAAATATCTAAAGAATAGTATACTATTTAAATAATttgtgtatatattttgtatcggAAATTGTTTTTATCTGAGAAAATGTGAAAGTATACTTTTCGTTATAGAAAAGGTAGAGTTTAGATATATTCTAGttacaaattttaatttaaatacTTTAGTGTGAGTCTGGAACTTAAGTAGCAACTTTTTAGACTCAAGAGAACATAATAGGTGCATAAAAAAAATTGTGTATCATTTTATACATAGCGCATATTTTTACGTACACTATACGTTATAGCGCATGTAATACATGTGCTAAGCACTTCAATTTTGCATGTAATGATTGTCATGATAATTCACTAGTATAACGCATGTAATACATGCATTATACACATATTGCATTTATTACATGTGCtatatattcatttttttttaactttttaaatgATAACTCTAATAATTGTACGACAAGCACTTATTTGTATCGACATTTTTCAGGTGCCAAAGGCACTTATATTTGCTTGCTTAAGGTCGAATGTTCATACTTGAAAAGATTATTCTTGAGTGAATTTGAACCAATTTACTTTGTTCTTCGGCATCATTTATACGtcccttcatcatcatcaatctatATAAAATTCTCTTTGAATCTTTCAGCAATGTCTGATGAGTGAAGAGTTAGGGTTGCATTATATTAGTGCGGCAAGACTGTGGTGGTgaataatttaatacaatatagCTATTCTCCACAGTGCATTGTTAAGTTGCCACTCACATTAAAATACCACACATTAGGAGCTCTGATTTGTAAAAGAATAAGTGTGAGTAAACGTTCGATTTATCTTAAGATAATCAAAAGATGTCTGTATTGGCTTACTCCATAAGGTATAGCTTATTATGCCGAGTTTAACCTCGATAATGATGAAACTCTGCAAGATTATTTGAGGACTACAAATGAACATTGGGATGTTCTTGTGATAAGCATGTTAGAAATATACGTAAAGTCTGAAGACATCAACAGTATTGATGTTTCCCAAACTACGATTAACACTCAACCATTTAGTGGTATTTTCGAAGTTGTTTTATCCGAACAATTTCCATATGAAAGAGGCTGTCCAAATcaaaacttatctccacgggttAACGAGGAGCGAGGACATAATTTCTTGCTAATGCA is a genomic window of Nicotiana tabacum cultivar K326 chromosome 16, ASM71507v2, whole genome shotgun sequence containing:
- the LOC107769595 gene encoding calcium-dependent protein kinase 11, whose protein sequence is MEIPNSTTEMKKGRASQNVLPYETARIGEKYTLGKKLGQGQFGTTYQCIENATGVEYACKSIPKRKLLCREDYEDVWREIQIMHHLSEHPYVVRIKGTYEDNLFVHIVMELCKGGELFDRIVEKGHFSEKKAAQLMNTIVKVVEACHSLGVMHRDLKPENFLFDTSHEDAKLKATDFGLSIFYKPGQYHSDVVGSPYYVAPEVLHKFYGPEIDVWSAGVILYILLCGVPPFWAETDNGIFRQILKGKIDFESEPWPHISNSAKDLVKKMLTRDPRARITAHQVLCHPWIVDDNVAPDRPLGSAVLSRLKQFCDMNKLKKMALRVIAERLSEEEIGGLKQLFKMIDTDNSGTITYEELKHGLKRVGSDLTESEIRALMNAADFDNNGTIDYGEFIAATLHLNKMEREENLLAAFSYFDKDGSGYITIDELQQACQDFGFGDAKLEDIIKEIDIDNDGRIDYGEFATMMKKGNTGLAARTMRGNLNFNLADALGASDSVKDQ